A genomic region of Friedmanniella luteola contains the following coding sequences:
- a CDS encoding zinc-dependent alcohol dehydrogenase, which yields MRALLMTAPGRAEVGEVPAPRAHGGEVVVEVERAGVCGTDVELFHGSLAYIADGATRYPIRPGHEWCGRVRALGAGVDRGWLGRRVVGDTMLGCGRCARCRAGRHHVCADRTEIGVRGDQPGALAERLALPASALHPIPEELTPAAGALVEPGGGALRAVRAAHLEGGERVLVLGAGTIGLLAAAFAAVHGASVVVADPRPEALALAARFGAEGVDPADLTEESAFRAVIDASTGAPSPAAAVRLAEPAGHVVLIGLAATPSTLDSRDLVYKDLRVTAVLGASSGLEGAIAWYTAGEVVPDPLVAAVVGLDGVPAVLAGERPAGAGPGPKVHVDPHRRA from the coding sequence ATGCGGGCCCTGCTGATGACCGCCCCTGGCCGGGCCGAGGTGGGCGAGGTGCCCGCGCCGCGCGCCCACGGCGGTGAGGTCGTGGTCGAGGTGGAACGGGCCGGCGTCTGCGGCACCGACGTCGAGCTCTTCCACGGCAGCCTGGCCTACATCGCCGACGGGGCGACCCGCTACCCGATCCGGCCCGGCCACGAGTGGTGCGGCCGGGTCCGCGCGCTGGGCGCCGGCGTCGACCGCGGCTGGCTGGGCCGCCGGGTGGTCGGCGACACCATGCTGGGCTGCGGTCGCTGCGCGCGCTGCCGGGCCGGCCGTCACCACGTCTGCGCGGACCGGACCGAGATCGGCGTCCGCGGTGACCAGCCCGGTGCGCTGGCCGAGCGGCTGGCCCTGCCCGCGTCGGCCCTGCACCCCATCCCGGAGGAGCTGACGCCGGCGGCCGGCGCCCTGGTGGAGCCGGGCGGCGGCGCGCTGCGGGCCGTCCGCGCCGCGCACCTCGAGGGCGGCGAGCGGGTCCTGGTGCTGGGCGCGGGGACGATCGGGCTGCTGGCCGCCGCCTTCGCCGCTGTGCACGGGGCCTCGGTGGTGGTGGCGGACCCGCGGCCGGAGGCGCTCGCCCTCGCCGCCCGTTTCGGGGCGGAAGGCGTCGACCCCGCCGACCTCACCGAGGAGTCGGCCTTCCGCGCGGTCATCGACGCCAGCACCGGCGCTCCCAGCCCGGCGGCGGCGGTCCGGCTGGCCGAGCCCGCCGGCCACGTCGTGCTGATCGGGCTCGCGGCCACCCCCAGCACGCTGGACAGCCGCGACCTCGTCTACAAGGACCTGCGGGTGACGGCGGTGCTCGGCGCCTCCTCCGGGCTCGAGGGCGCGATCGCCTGGTACACCGCCGGCGAGGTCGTGCCCGACCCGCTCGTCGCGGCCGTGGTCGGGCTCGACGGCGTGCCCGCGGTGCTGGCCGGCGAACGGCCGGCCGGTGCCGGGCCGGGACCCAAGGTGCACGTCGACCCGCACCGGCGGGCCTGA
- a CDS encoding IlvD/Edd family dehydratase, producing MRSDAWYSDAGGNVRDAYIHRAWMRRGTPEDSFDGRPHIAIANTASDLTPCNAHLDEVAASVKAGVWAAGGVPHNLPVMSLGETLVRPTAMLWRNLAAMAIEEMLRANPVDGVVLLGGCDKTIPALLMAAASVDLPAVVVPGGPMLTGTFRGQPLGCGTDVWRLSEEVRAGTLAAREFTASESSMIRSKGHCNTMGTASTMACLAEALGMTLPGFAGTPAADARLLTLAHATGRLAVDLVHRDHRPSAVLSAAAFHNAIVTLAAVGGSTNAVVHLLALAGRLGVPLELDDFDRIGHAVPLLVDLQPSGRHLMDDFHRAGGLRAALAEVADLLAPEAVTVTGERFVDTLADQPVWDADVITPRHAPLIEAAGIAVLHGNLAPDGAIIKPAAASPALLVHRGPAVVFDSIEDAHARLEDPDLDVTADSVLVLRGCGPRGYPGMPEVGNLPIPRRLVQQGVRDMVRISDARMSGTAYGTVVLHVAPEAAAGGPLGRLRTGDVVVLDVPARTLDAEVDPDVWAARLPSEASTAAYAQPLRGWERLYVDHVLQADRGADLDFLVGRSGSEVSRESH from the coding sequence ATGCGCAGCGACGCCTGGTACAGCGACGCGGGCGGCAACGTCCGGGACGCCTACATCCACCGGGCCTGGATGCGGCGGGGCACGCCGGAGGACTCCTTCGACGGCCGCCCGCACATCGCCATCGCCAACACCGCCTCCGACCTCACCCCGTGCAACGCCCACCTGGACGAGGTGGCGGCGTCGGTCAAGGCCGGAGTCTGGGCGGCCGGCGGGGTGCCGCACAACCTGCCGGTGATGTCGCTGGGGGAGACGCTGGTGCGCCCGACCGCGATGCTCTGGCGCAACCTGGCAGCCATGGCCATCGAGGAGATGCTGCGGGCCAACCCGGTCGACGGCGTCGTGCTGCTGGGCGGCTGCGACAAGACGATCCCCGCCCTGTTGATGGCGGCGGCGTCGGTGGACCTGCCGGCCGTCGTCGTGCCGGGCGGCCCGATGCTGACCGGCACCTTCCGGGGCCAGCCGCTCGGCTGCGGCACCGACGTCTGGCGGCTGTCGGAGGAGGTCCGGGCGGGCACGCTCGCCGCCCGCGAGTTCACGGCCTCGGAGTCGTCGATGATCCGCAGCAAGGGCCACTGCAACACCATGGGCACCGCGTCGACGATGGCCTGCCTGGCCGAGGCGCTGGGCATGACCCTGCCCGGCTTCGCGGGCACCCCGGCCGCGGACGCCCGGCTGCTGACCCTCGCCCACGCGACCGGCCGGCTGGCCGTCGACCTGGTGCACCGGGACCACCGGCCGAGCGCCGTGCTGAGCGCCGCGGCCTTCCACAACGCCATCGTCACGCTGGCCGCGGTGGGGGGCTCGACGAACGCCGTCGTGCACCTGCTGGCCCTGGCCGGCCGGCTGGGCGTCCCGCTGGAGCTGGACGACTTCGACCGGATCGGCCACGCCGTGCCGCTGCTGGTCGACCTGCAGCCCTCGGGCCGGCACCTGATGGACGACTTCCACCGGGCCGGCGGGCTGCGGGCCGCGCTGGCGGAGGTCGCGGACCTGCTGGCACCGGAGGCGGTGACGGTGACGGGCGAGCGGTTCGTCGACACCCTGGCCGACCAGCCCGTCTGGGACGCCGACGTCATCACCCCGCGGCACGCCCCGCTGATCGAGGCGGCCGGGATCGCCGTGCTGCACGGGAACCTGGCGCCCGACGGCGCGATCATCAAGCCCGCCGCCGCGTCACCGGCGCTGCTGGTGCACCGTGGGCCGGCCGTCGTCTTCGACAGCATCGAGGACGCGCACGCCCGCCTGGAGGACCCCGACCTGGACGTCACCGCCGACTCGGTGCTGGTGCTCCGCGGCTGCGGACCGCGCGGCTACCCCGGGATGCCGGAGGTGGGCAACCTGCCCATCCCGCGCCGGCTGGTGCAGCAGGGGGTCCGCGACATGGTGCGGATCAGCGACGCCCGGATGAGCGGCACCGCCTACGGGACGGTGGTGCTGCACGTCGCACCCGAGGCGGCGGCCGGCGGGCCGCTGGGCCGGCTGCGGACCGGCGACGTCGTCGTCCTCGACGTGCCGGCCCGGACGCTCGACGCCGAGGTGGACCCGGACGTGTGGGCGGCGCGGCTGCCGTCCGAGGCCTCCACCGCCGCCTACGCCCAGCCGCTCCGCGGGTGGGAGCGCCTCTACGTCGACCACGTGCTGCAGGCTGACCGCGGGGCCGATCTCGACTTCCTGGTCGGCCGGAGCGGATCGGAGGTGAGCCGTGAGTCGCACTGA
- a CDS encoding VOC family protein, which yields MSRTEVPAGRLRYKDLCVDAVDAGRMSGFWASALGLAAERRGDNALLVDGVPEHTLWVNQVPEPVTVKQRVHLDVHVRAVDDLVGLGAQVVDADSFRWTLMTDPEGGELCAFVREPDRLPRYRLYELAVDSPDPERIARWWGDLFGVGVEHPADGGDFCWLEGVPGMPWDLVFQVVPEPKTVKNRIHWDLWGDTRDALAAGATLLRAADDDIRWDVLADPDGNEFCVDVE from the coding sequence GTGAGTCGCACTGAGGTGCCGGCCGGACGGCTGCGGTACAAGGACCTGTGCGTCGACGCCGTGGACGCCGGCCGGATGAGCGGGTTCTGGGCCAGCGCCCTGGGCCTGGCGGCGGAGCGGCGCGGGGACAACGCGCTGCTGGTCGACGGGGTGCCCGAGCACACGCTGTGGGTGAACCAGGTGCCGGAGCCGGTCACGGTGAAGCAGCGGGTGCACCTCGACGTGCACGTCCGCGCGGTCGACGACCTCGTCGGGCTGGGGGCGCAGGTGGTCGACGCCGACAGCTTCCGCTGGACCCTGATGACCGACCCGGAGGGCGGCGAGCTGTGCGCGTTCGTCCGGGAACCTGACCGGCTGCCGCGGTACCGGCTGTACGAGCTGGCGGTCGACAGCCCCGACCCGGAGCGGATCGCCCGCTGGTGGGGGGACCTGTTCGGCGTCGGGGTGGAGCACCCGGCCGACGGCGGCGACTTCTGCTGGCTGGAGGGGGTCCCGGGCATGCCGTGGGACCTCGTGTTCCAGGTCGTCCCGGAGCCGAAGACCGTCAAGAACCGCATCCACTGGGACCTCTGGGGCGACACCCGCGACGCCCTCGCGGCCGGCGCCACCCTGCTGCGGGCGGCGGACGACGACATCCGCTGGGACGTGCTGGCCGACCCCGACGGCAACGAGTTCTGCGTCGACGTCGAGTAG
- the dacB gene encoding D-alanyl-D-alanine carboxypeptidase/D-alanyl-D-alanine endopeptidase: protein MRTSRPSPPTRAGARRLLAVLVAGAAAVALAAGTATPAAAASPDPALARKLTAVMSDSRVRQASSATVVLDATSGATLYDRSGGRALIPASNTKSLTAAAALHTLGPSYRFTTEVFRRGPVVKGTVRGRLYLKGYGDPTTREQDYRSLARQVRKAGITRVAGPLAVDVTFFDAQRYNPGWSTGYADDYYAAEISALTVAPNADLDAGTVLVNYAPGQRGGKARITTTPASAARYVKIVNKTTTGSSSSSSTFSARRSHGSGTITVSGRVPLGRGRASTLITVHRPELYAAAVFRAELARAGVAVEGETLVVTALTSQRTRLARDTSMKLSDLLVPFLKLSNNMHAEALTKAMAARSGRPGSWPAGLKITRAYLRSLGVPMRGVALTDGSGLTRRNTVTARALATTLVKVRREPWFAAFDRALPVAGDRRRMVGGTLRARMNGTRAAGNAHAKTGTLTGVTALSGYVRGRDGRRYVFAMISNHRGASPRPVENTLVVTLAGWR from the coding sequence GTGCGCACCAGCCGTCCGTCCCCGCCCACCCGTGCCGGCGCGCGCCGGCTGCTCGCCGTGCTCGTCGCCGGGGCGGCCGCGGTGGCCCTGGCTGCCGGCACCGCCACCCCGGCCGCCGCCGCCTCGCCCGACCCGGCCCTGGCGCGCAAGCTCACCGCGGTGATGTCGGACTCCCGCGTCCGGCAGGCGTCCAGCGCCACGGTGGTGCTCGACGCCACCAGCGGGGCCACGCTGTACGACCGCTCCGGCGGCCGGGCGCTGATCCCCGCCTCGAACACCAAGTCGCTGACCGCCGCCGCCGCGCTGCACACGCTCGGCCCGTCCTACCGCTTCACGACCGAGGTCTTCCGCCGCGGCCCGGTGGTCAAGGGCACGGTCCGGGGCCGGCTCTACCTCAAGGGCTACGGCGACCCGACGACCCGGGAGCAGGACTACCGCTCCCTCGCCCGGCAGGTGCGGAAGGCGGGCATCACCCGGGTCGCCGGGCCGCTCGCCGTGGACGTCACCTTCTTCGACGCGCAGCGCTACAACCCCGGCTGGTCCACCGGCTACGCCGACGACTACTACGCGGCGGAGATCTCCGCGCTCACGGTGGCGCCGAACGCCGACCTCGACGCGGGGACGGTCCTGGTGAACTACGCGCCGGGCCAGCGCGGCGGCAAGGCCAGGATCACCACGACGCCGGCGTCGGCGGCGCGGTACGTGAAGATCGTCAACAAGACGACGACCGGCTCCTCCTCCAGCTCCAGCACGTTCTCGGCCCGGCGGAGCCACGGCTCGGGCACGATCACCGTCTCGGGCCGGGTGCCGCTGGGCCGCGGCCGGGCGAGCACGCTGATCACGGTGCACCGGCCGGAGCTGTACGCGGCCGCCGTGTTCCGCGCCGAGCTGGCCAGGGCCGGCGTCGCCGTCGAGGGCGAGACGTTGGTGGTCACCGCCCTGACCAGCCAGCGGACCCGGCTGGCCCGGGACACCTCGATGAAGCTGTCGGACCTCCTCGTGCCCTTCCTGAAGCTGAGCAACAACATGCACGCCGAGGCCCTGACCAAGGCGATGGCGGCCCGGTCCGGCCGGCCGGGCAGCTGGCCGGCCGGGCTCAAGATCACCAGGGCCTACCTGCGCAGCCTCGGCGTGCCGATGCGCGGGGTCGCGCTGACCGACGGCTCCGGCCTCACCCGGCGCAACACGGTGACCGCCCGCGCGCTGGCCACCACCCTGGTCAAGGTGCGGCGGGAGCCGTGGTTCGCCGCCTTCGACCGGGCGCTGCCGGTGGCCGGGGACCGCCGCCGGATGGTCGGCGGCACGCTGCGGGCGCGGATGAACGGCACCCGGGCGGCCGGCAACGCCCACGCCAAGACCGGCACGCTCACCGGGGTCACCGCGCTCAGCGGGTACGTCCGGGGCCGCGACGGCCGGCGCTACGTCTTCGCCATGATCAGCAACCACCGCGGCGCCTCCCCGCGACCGGTGGAGAACACCCTCGTCGTGACCCTGGCGGGCTGGCGCTGA
- a CDS encoding general stress protein: protein MSIPQQRTLGSIFELQFPQSVGIYSSYADAQKAVDYLADEKFEVQNLAIVGTDLKSVERVLGRRTWSTVLLGGVQSGVSTGLLVALVLLIFVPGVQSFLVLLLSSLAIGVLLGMGFAAIGYAMSRGRRDFTSVTQTVATKYEVLCEHKAAAQAREMLLKLPGARAAAFE, encoded by the coding sequence ATGAGCATCCCGCAGCAACGCACCCTCGGCTCGATCTTCGAGCTGCAGTTCCCCCAGTCGGTCGGGATCTACTCCAGCTACGCCGACGCGCAGAAGGCCGTGGACTACCTCGCCGACGAGAAGTTCGAGGTGCAGAACCTCGCCATCGTCGGGACCGACCTGAAGTCGGTCGAGCGGGTGCTGGGCCGGCGCACCTGGAGCACCGTCCTGCTGGGCGGGGTCCAGTCCGGCGTGTCCACCGGTCTGCTGGTCGCCCTGGTGCTGCTGATCTTCGTGCCCGGTGTGCAGAGCTTCCTGGTGCTGCTGCTGTCGTCGCTGGCCATCGGGGTCCTGCTCGGCATGGGTTTCGCCGCCATCGGCTACGCCATGTCGCGGGGTCGACGGGACTTCACCTCGGTGACGCAGACCGTCGCCACCAAGTACGAGGTGCTCTGCGAGCACAAGGCCGCCGCCCAGGCGCGGGAGATGCTGCTGAAACTGCCCGGCGCCCGCGCGGCCGCCTTCGAGTAG
- a CDS encoding RidA family protein produces MSGRRLVSSGGPWEDVVGYSRAVRVGDLVLVAGTTAAADGGGAVGGDDVAAQTREALRRVALALEQAGARLSDVVRTRIYVTDIDRWPEVGQVHGEVFADIRPAATMVEVSRLIDPALLVEIEADAVVAADGDDRA; encoded by the coding sequence ATGAGCGGACGGCGCCTGGTCTCCTCCGGCGGGCCCTGGGAGGACGTCGTCGGCTACTCCCGCGCCGTGCGCGTCGGCGACCTCGTGCTCGTCGCCGGGACCACGGCCGCTGCCGACGGCGGGGGAGCGGTCGGGGGCGACGACGTCGCCGCCCAGACCCGGGAGGCGCTGCGCCGGGTCGCGCTGGCCCTCGAGCAGGCCGGCGCGCGGCTGTCCGACGTCGTCCGCACCCGGATCTACGTGACCGACATCGACCGCTGGCCCGAGGTGGGGCAGGTGCACGGCGAGGTGTTCGCCGACATCCGGCCCGCCGCCACGATGGTCGAGGTCTCCCGGCTGATCGACCCGGCGCTGCTGGTCGAGATCGAGGCGGACGCCGTGGTCGCCGCGGACGGGGACGACCGGGCCTGA
- a CDS encoding aldo/keto reductase, translated as MPLTSLRTLGRSGLPVSPLTLGAMTLGNDDWGSGDDASARILHAYVDAGGNAVDTADVYSGGRSEELLGRLLAERGLRDRVVLATKYGFRSDGANPLAGGAGRKNLVRALEGSLRRLGTDYVDLYWLHVWDRVTPAEEVLQALTDLVRAGKIRYYGFSDLPAWFATRVATLAQAHGLPAPVGLQVEYSLVERTVEREHVPAARALGMGVVPWSPLAGGFLAGKYERGTPPQPADGRLGGPNPFGDSKFTERNFAVLDVLREVAAEVGRPPAQVALAWLTRRPGVGTVLVGARTEDQLTANVAALEVELSPEQTSRLDRASAPEPAFPYPLFSDDDLRQAAVTGAPVAGWDD; from the coding sequence GTGCCCCTGACCTCCCTGCGGACCCTCGGCCGGTCCGGCCTCCCCGTCAGCCCGCTGACCCTCGGCGCCATGACGCTCGGCAACGACGACTGGGGCTCGGGCGACGACGCGTCCGCGCGGATCCTGCACGCCTACGTCGACGCGGGCGGCAACGCCGTCGACACCGCCGACGTCTACTCCGGCGGCCGCAGCGAGGAGCTGCTCGGCCGGCTGCTGGCCGAGCGCGGTCTCCGGGACCGGGTGGTGCTGGCCACCAAGTACGGCTTCCGGTCCGACGGGGCGAACCCGCTGGCCGGCGGGGCCGGCCGCAAGAACCTGGTCCGGGCCCTGGAGGGGTCGCTGCGCCGGCTCGGCACCGACTACGTCGACCTCTACTGGCTGCACGTCTGGGACCGGGTCACCCCCGCCGAGGAGGTGCTGCAGGCCCTCACCGACCTCGTGCGGGCGGGCAAGATCCGCTACTACGGCTTCTCGGACCTGCCCGCCTGGTTCGCCACCCGGGTCGCCACGCTGGCGCAGGCCCACGGGCTGCCCGCTCCGGTGGGCCTGCAGGTCGAGTACTCCCTCGTCGAGCGCACGGTGGAGCGCGAGCACGTGCCGGCCGCCCGCGCGCTGGGGATGGGCGTCGTGCCGTGGAGCCCGCTGGCCGGCGGCTTCCTCGCCGGCAAGTACGAGCGGGGCACGCCGCCGCAGCCCGCGGACGGACGCCTCGGCGGGCCCAACCCGTTCGGCGACTCCAAGTTCACCGAGCGGAACTTCGCCGTCCTCGACGTGCTGCGGGAGGTCGCGGCCGAGGTCGGGCGCCCGCCGGCGCAGGTGGCGCTGGCCTGGCTGACCCGGCGGCCGGGCGTCGGCACCGTCCTGGTCGGGGCCCGCACCGAGGACCAGCTGACCGCGAACGTCGCGGCCCTGGAGGTGGAGCTGAGCCCCGAGCAGACCTCCCGGCTGGACCGTGCCAGCGCGCCGGAGCCGGCGTTCCCCTACCCGCTCTTCTCCGACGACGACCTGCGGCAGGCGGCCGTCACCGGCGCCCCGGTCGCCGGGTGGGACGACTGA
- a CDS encoding aminopeptidase P family protein, with amino-acid sequence MSDRQPTLPNRQTPFSEAFKQFIAQGWAPHDPVLPAPLPAAGPARARRDAVSAQFPGERLVVPAGGLKIRSNDTDFRYRPHSAFAHLTGLGTDREPDAVLVLEPTDAGHEATLYFKPRAPRDSAEFYADARHGEMWVGKRPSLEELAALCGVDCAPVEELPDRIRKDAGTIPVRVVTGVADGELAEVLAEIRAGLDAEAAEAVAAADTELVVALSELRLTKDGYEIEQMREACRQTADGFAAVVADLPEAVRRGRGERWVEGVFGLHARHVGNAAGYDTIAASGEHACTLHWIRNDGDLRPQDLLLLDAGVELDSLYTADVTRTLPVSGTFSPAQRRVYEAVLEAQEAGIAAAQPGATFSDVHKAAVAVIARHLEAWGLLPVTAEESLGEEGGQHRRWMVHGTSHHLGIDVHDCAQARNERYRQGTLEAGMVLTVEPGLYFKGDDELVPDELRGIGVRIEDDILITADGNENLSAGLPRTADDVEAWMADVWAGRRA; translated from the coding sequence ATGAGCGACCGCCAGCCCACCCTGCCCAACCGCCAGACCCCGTTCTCCGAGGCGTTCAAGCAGTTCATCGCCCAGGGTTGGGCCCCGCACGACCCGGTGCTGCCGGCACCGCTGCCCGCGGCCGGGCCCGCCCGCGCCCGGCGCGACGCCGTCAGCGCCCAGTTCCCGGGCGAGCGCCTGGTGGTGCCGGCCGGTGGGCTCAAGATCCGCTCCAACGACACCGACTTCCGGTACCGGCCGCACTCGGCCTTCGCCCACCTGACGGGACTGGGCACCGACCGCGAGCCCGACGCCGTCCTGGTGCTGGAGCCGACGGACGCCGGGCACGAGGCCACGCTGTACTTCAAGCCGCGCGCCCCACGCGACTCCGCCGAGTTCTACGCCGACGCCCGCCACGGCGAGATGTGGGTGGGCAAGCGGCCCTCCCTGGAGGAGCTGGCCGCCCTCTGCGGGGTGGACTGCGCCCCCGTCGAGGAGCTGCCCGACCGGATCCGCAAGGACGCCGGCACGATCCCCGTCCGGGTGGTGACCGGGGTCGCCGACGGCGAGCTGGCCGAGGTGCTGGCCGAGATCCGGGCCGGGCTCGACGCCGAGGCCGCCGAGGCCGTCGCCGCCGCCGACACCGAGCTGGTCGTCGCCCTCAGCGAGCTGCGGCTGACCAAGGACGGCTACGAGATCGAGCAGATGCGCGAGGCGTGCCGGCAGACCGCCGACGGGTTCGCCGCCGTCGTGGCCGACCTGCCCGAGGCGGTCCGCCGCGGCCGGGGCGAGCGCTGGGTCGAGGGCGTCTTCGGGCTGCACGCCCGGCACGTCGGCAACGCGGCCGGCTACGACACCATCGCCGCCTCCGGCGAGCACGCCTGCACGCTGCACTGGATCCGCAACGACGGCGACCTCCGCCCGCAGGACCTGCTGCTGCTCGACGCCGGCGTCGAGCTCGACAGCCTCTACACCGCCGACGTGACCCGCACGCTGCCCGTCTCGGGCACCTTCTCCCCCGCCCAGCGGCGCGTCTACGAGGCCGTGCTGGAGGCCCAGGAGGCCGGGATCGCGGCGGCGCAGCCGGGCGCGACGTTCTCCGACGTGCACAAGGCGGCCGTGGCCGTCATCGCCCGGCACCTGGAGGCGTGGGGTCTGCTGCCCGTGACGGCGGAGGAGTCGCTCGGCGAGGAGGGTGGCCAGCACCGCCGGTGGATGGTGCACGGCACCTCCCACCACCTGGGGATCGACGTCCACGACTGCGCGCAGGCCCGCAACGAGCGCTACCGGCAGGGGACGCTCGAGGCCGGCATGGTGCTGACCGTCGAGCCCGGGCTCTACTTCAAGGGCGACGACGAGCTGGTGCCCGACGAGCTGCGCGGCATCGGGGTCCGGATCGAGGACGACATCCTCATCACCGCGGACGGCAACGAGAACCTGTCCGCCGGCCTGCCCCGGACCGCCGACGACGTCGAGGCCTGGATGGCCGACGTGTGGGCGGGGCGCCGGGCCTGA
- a CDS encoding acyltransferase domain-containing protein: MQDARTVLDAPDLDDRLARLGLRPDDVADAVRSAAVVARDPAAVAEVDRLAEALRRTVGRFPGEPDRDPFPGYDGDADRYGVGVLALWALVVTEPDLVAFHRSRGVPDDVSAATLRELGQQLLVHRLTFGVFGLHTHGWLAHTWSGSLYWLGRLQFNLEVLAEGRVCSTHIPRSGPLDPAAVDASFARAAEFFPTHFPDRPVTDFWCRSWLLDPALAAALDPASNMARFQSRWRLYGEPMPGDDDALFFCFARRGVVDRAALPRETSLQRAILDRWASGGRWSVRDGRLPMAAAVAR, translated from the coding sequence ATGCAGGACGCGCGCACGGTGCTCGACGCCCCCGATCTGGACGACCGGCTGGCCCGCCTGGGGCTGCGCCCGGACGACGTGGCCGACGCCGTCCGCAGCGCCGCGGTCGTCGCCCGCGACCCCGCCGCCGTGGCCGAGGTGGACCGGCTGGCGGAGGCGCTGCGGCGGACGGTGGGCCGCTTCCCGGGGGAGCCCGACCGCGACCCGTTCCCGGGCTACGACGGGGACGCCGACCGGTACGGCGTCGGCGTGCTGGCCCTGTGGGCGCTGGTCGTCACCGAGCCCGACCTGGTCGCGTTCCACCGCAGCCGCGGCGTCCCCGACGACGTGAGCGCGGCCACCCTGCGCGAGCTGGGACAGCAGCTGCTCGTGCACCGGCTGACCTTCGGGGTGTTCGGCCTGCACACCCACGGCTGGCTGGCGCACACCTGGAGCGGCTCGCTGTACTGGCTGGGCCGGCTGCAGTTCAACCTCGAGGTGCTGGCGGAGGGCCGGGTCTGCTCCACCCACATCCCGCGCTCCGGGCCGCTGGACCCGGCGGCCGTCGACGCGTCGTTCGCCCGGGCGGCGGAGTTCTTCCCGACGCACTTCCCCGACCGCCCGGTCACGGACTTCTGGTGCCGCAGCTGGCTGCTCGACCCGGCCCTGGCCGCCGCCCTCGACCCGGCGTCGAACATGGCCCGTTTCCAGTCCCGGTGGCGCCTGTACGGTGAGCCCATGCCCGGGGACGACGACGCGCTGTTCTTCTGCTTCGCCCGTCGCGGGGTGGTGGACCGGGCTGCGCTGCCCCGGGAGACCAGCCTCCAGCGGGCCATCCTCGACCGCTGGGCGTCCGGCGGCCGCTGGTCGGTCCGCGACGGCCGGCTGCCGATGGCGGCAGCGGTGGCCCGGTGA
- a CDS encoding histidine phosphatase family protein: protein MTELYVVRHGETEWSANGRHTSVTDLPLTERGEQQAKALVGHLHPADFGLVLSSPRRRARDTAALAGFTGAHEPRLDEDLAEWAYGDYEGLTSPEIQEDVPDWTIWSHPAPGGETAQQVADRLDRVVQRVRDSGVERAICFAHGHSLRALAMRWLGFDLTLGVHFPLDTSTVSVLGEEKGQPALERWNARP, encoded by the coding sequence GTGACCGAGCTGTACGTCGTCCGGCACGGCGAGACCGAGTGGAGCGCCAACGGCCGGCACACGTCGGTGACCGACCTGCCGCTGACCGAGCGCGGTGAGCAGCAGGCGAAAGCGCTGGTCGGGCACCTCCACCCCGCGGACTTCGGGCTGGTGCTGTCGAGCCCCCGCCGCCGCGCCCGCGACACCGCCGCGCTGGCCGGCTTCACCGGCGCCCACGAGCCGCGGCTGGACGAGGACCTGGCGGAGTGGGCGTACGGCGACTACGAGGGCCTGACGAGCCCGGAGATCCAGGAGGACGTGCCGGACTGGACCATCTGGAGCCACCCGGCCCCGGGCGGGGAGACGGCCCAGCAGGTCGCGGACCGGCTCGACCGCGTCGTCCAGCGGGTCCGGGACTCCGGCGTCGAGCGGGCCATCTGCTTCGCCCACGGCCACAGCCTGCGGGCGCTGGCGATGCGCTGGCTCGGCTTCGACCTCACCCTCGGCGTGCACTTCCCCCTGGACACCAGCACCGTCTCGGTGCTGGGCGAGGAGAAGGGTCAGCCGGCCCTCGAGCGCTGGAACGCCCGCCCCTGA